AAAGGAATTAAGATTAAGATTAATAGTATCATCCCACTTTAACCCTCTTTAAGAAAGTGATATTATAAAAATTCGAGATTCATGAAAGGGTTTATAGACCTTTTGGTGGTTGAAAACTTCAAGTCCTACGGTGAGGGTAAAGTAGAGATCCCGCTAGGGAAAGGCTTCATAGCGGTGGTAGGTCCTAATGGGGCCGGTAAATCAAACATAGGGGATGCTATATCCTTTGCTCTGGGTCTTGCCACGGCAAGAACCCTTAGGGCTAAAAACCTAAGCCACCTTATCTTCTCAAAGGATGGGAAAAGGGCAGATTACGCCTACGTGGAGGTTCACTTCAAAAACTATGGAGCATTTCCTACACATGAAGAGGATGTTGTTATTTCAAGGAAGGTATACAAAGATGGTAGAAGTGTTTTTAGGATAAACGGTGTACAAGTAAGAGAATCGGAACTGGCAGAGTTTCTCTCCAAAGCTGGTCTATACGAAACAGCTTACAACATAGTGCTCCAAGGAGATGTAGTGCGTTTCTTGAAGATGACACCAGTGGAGAGAAGGAAGCTAATAGAAGAGATAGCGGGCATAGGTGAGTTTGAAGAGAAGAAACAGAAAGCGTTAGAAAACCTTGGTCAGGTAGAACTGAAAATAAGAGAGCTAAGACTTCTGATAGATGAAGTAGAGCTTCAGATGGAAAAGCTATCGGAGGAATTAAAGAGGCTTGAGGCTTACAGAGAGTTGGAGCACAAGAGGAAGGTACTGCAAGCTAAGCTCTACCAAAAAGAGCTTACAACGCTAGAAGACAGAATCAAAGAACTTTTCTCACAGAAGCAAGCTATACATGACCAGCTAGAGCAGCTAAAAGGCACCATAAGGCAGCTAGAGGAAAAGCTAAAGGAGAAGGAAGAGCTTTTAGAAAATACTAACAGAGAACTTTTGCCATATAGGGAAAAGGTAGGAAAGTTAAGCTCTGACTTGGAACATGCTGAAGAGAAGATAAAGGAGCTAAACAGAAGATCCTTGGAACTAAACCAGGAGGTAGTTTCTGCTACAGAAAGGGAACGTATCTTTCAAAGGACGCTGGAAGAGCTAGAATTTCAGATTAACACTCTACAGGAAAGCATAACTGTGAAAGAGGAAGAACTTAGGGAGCTTGAAGAGGAAGCCCAAAAAATAAAGGTAGAGCTAAGTCAGAAAGAAGATGTGCTCAGGGTATCCCTTGAAGAAGCTCACAGAGCTGAAGAAAAGCTAGGCCAAATGAACAAAGACCTAAAGGAGAAGAAAAACAGGCTTTCTTACATACAGCTCAAGGTAAAAGAGCTTGAGATGAAAATACAAAAGGTAATGGAAGACATACAGAGACTTTCAGACGAAGCCAATAGTATACAGAGTCAAAAGGAGGAGCTCCTCTTAAGCTTGGAAAACTACCGCAAGATGTTGGAAGAAGAAAACATATCCCTCTCAAAGAAAAGGATGGAATTAAAGGAAGCGGAAGAGAGGCTAAATGAAATGAGAAAGGCGAGGGAGGAGCTTCTCAAAAAGATGGCAGTGCTTGAGGATACTTTAAGTAGAATCTCGCCTGAAAGCCTTCCCTTTGAAGGTATAGAAGGAGTATACGGAAGAGTTTCTGACCTTATAAGTGTAAAGGATCCTCAGCATATAAAGGCTATAGAGGTAGCAGGAGGCGGTAGGCTTTCCTTTGTTGTGGTGGAAGACGAAGAGGTGGCCAGGAAGTGCATCCAAAGGCTAAAAGAGCTAAAGCTTGGGAGGATGAGCTTTATACCTTTGAACAAGGTAAGAGAGCAACCCCTTCCGCCATACCCTAGGGTCAGGGGAGCGTTGGACTTTGTGGTGAAGCTAGTAGACTACGATCCTAAGTTCAAGAAGGTAGTATCTTTCGTGTTTGGAGATACACTGCTCGTGGAGGACTTTGAAGCTGCCAAGAGAATAGGCATAGGAACTTACAGGATGGTAACCTTGGATGGAGAGCTCTTTGAAAAGAGTGGAGTCATAAGTGGTGGCTCTTATGAAGTTAGGGGTGAACTAGGTAGAGAGGTTTACATAAGGGAGCTAGAAGATCTAAAAAAGCAAGAGGAGAAACTTTTAGAAAGTTTAAAGAAAGAAGAAGAACGTGTTAAGAGACTAAGGGAAGAGCTGGTAGAGAAAGAGGGAGTCTTACACATACTTCAAAGGCGCATAAAGGAAATAGAGGAAAAGGAAAAAAAGGATCTAGACAGACTAAAGGATATAGAAAACAGGATAATCAAAGCCCAGGAGTACATAACCATCACCCAAGAGGAGATAAAAAAGCTACAAGAGGAAGAAAAAAAACTCGTGGAGGAGATAAACTACCTAGAAAAGAAGATAGAAAACATCAGCATAAAGAGACAGTCTATACTTAGCCACTACAAGGAGCTGGGCATAGAAGAGTTAAGAAGACAGTATGAAGCGGTTGAAAGCAAACTCAAGCTAAAAAGAGAAGAGCTTTACAAGCTTCAGGTGGAGCTAAAAGAAAAAGAAGCACAGAAAGAAAGCGTTTTTAAGGAGATGGCAAGAGTAAAAGCACTTTTTCAACGTGTGGAAGAAGAACAAAAGGAGATATCCCAAAAGCTTGCATACCTCACCTCACACAAGGAACGCCTGCAAGAGGAGCTCAAAAAACTAAACGAGGAAGCGTACAAGCTTTATAAACTCAGGGATGAGCTTGAAAAGGAGATAAAGGATCTTCAGATAGAGCTTGGAAGGTTAAGGCTCCAAGAAGAGGAGAAGAGTACATATCTCAATTCCATACTTGTAGAGCTGGCAAAGCTAGAAGAAAGAACAAAGGAACTGAAAGAAAAGCTTGCATCTCTTGGTGTAGAACAGACACTTCAGGTAGGCGAATCTATAAACTCTCTGAGGCAAGAGCTTGCGGCTGTAGAGAAGAGGCTTGAAAGGTTTGGAAACGTAAACTTTATGGCTGAAGAAGATTACAAACAAGCTTTAGACAAACACAAGGAACTTACAGAACGCTACAACAAAGCAAAAGAGGAAAAGAAGGCAATAACAGAACTCATACAGGAAGTGGAAAGTAAAAAGCTAAAGGCCTTTATGTCAGCCTTTAGAGCTATAAACGCAAACTTAAAGAGGGTGTTCGCCTACCTTTCTCCGGGTGGAAGGATAAACATGGAGTTGGAAAGGGAAGACGACCCATTCTCAGGTGGTATACACGTACACATAAAACCAAGGGGAAAGGACGTCCAGTACATGGAAGCCATGTCTGGAGGAGAGAAAACACTTGCAGCTCTCTCTCTTATCTTCGCAATACAGGAATACAAACCCTCTGTGTTTTACTACTTTGACGAGGTGGATGCCCACTTGGATGAAGCAAACGCTGTTCGCGTAGCCCAGCTCATAAAGGAAAAATCTAAAGAACAGCAGTTCATAGTAGTTACCCTCAGGGAGGCTATGGCGGAGTTTGCTGACAAGCTTATAGGAGTAAGTGCAAGAGGGGGAATATCAAGGGTATTCCCCCTCCAAAACATCACTCAGAACGCTCGCTAAAGGCTACCTCCATCTTCTTACTCTTCTTTACGGGCTTTAGGTAAGGCTTGTCATCCTTTACTCTGATCTCAACTGTGTTCACATCCTTGAGGGTGCCCTTTATAAGCTCTTCTGCTAACAGGTCTTCCACATGACGCTGCAGCGCCCTCTTTATGCTCCTTGCACCGTACTCAGGCCTGTACTCTTTATCTATAAGCCAGTCTACAAAGCTTTTGTGCGCTTTGACCGTGACGTTCCATTCTTGTAGGTTCTTGTTGATCTCGTTGAGCTGCAGCTCTACTATCTTGGCTATGTCTTCTTTTTCCAGTGGTCTGTATACGATTATCTCGTCAAGCCTGTTGAGGAATTCGGGGCTGAAGGTCCTCTTGACCTGATCCATGACGTTCTTCTTCATCTGCTCAAAGTCTATAATGCCAAACTTCTTCTCAAACCCCATGGTGGAGCCGTAGGCTATCATCCTAGCCCCCAAGTTGGATGTTAGGATGATTATGGTGTTGGAAAAGTCTACTACCCTTCCCATAGAGTCTGTAAGCCTTCCGTCGTCAAAGATCTGCAGGAATATGTTGAAAACGTCTGGATGAGCCTTTTCTATCTCGTCAAAGAGTAGAACAGAGTAAGGTCTTCTTCTTACCCTTTCAGTAAGCTGTCCGCCTTCCTCGTAGCCTACATATCCTGGTGGTGCTCCTATTAACCTGGAGACGGTGTGCTTTTCCATGTACTCGGACATGTCAAACCTTATGAGGGCATCCTCCGTTCCGAAGAGGTATTCGGCCAAAGCCTTGGCTGTTTCTGTCTTTCCTACACCTGTGGGACCTAGGAACAGGAACACTCCTATAGGTCTGTGTCTACCCTTTAGACCTACCCTGGACCTTCTTATGGCCTTTGCTATGGCTTTTATGGCTTCATCTTGACCTATAACTCTCTTCTTGAGCTCGTCCTCTATATGAAGGAGTTTTTGCATATCATCTTCATGAACTCTCTTGACGGGTATACCTGTCCATCTGGCTACTACTTCTGCTACGTCCTCTTCTGTAACCTTAGGTCTGTTTTTGCTCATCTCTTGCTTCCAGTGTAGCTTCATGTTTTCAAGCTTAGCTCTTAGCCTTAGCTCTTCGTCTCTTAACTTGGCA
The DNA window shown above is from Thermocrinis minervae and carries:
- the smc gene encoding chromosome segregation protein SMC, giving the protein MKGFIDLLVVENFKSYGEGKVEIPLGKGFIAVVGPNGAGKSNIGDAISFALGLATARTLRAKNLSHLIFSKDGKRADYAYVEVHFKNYGAFPTHEEDVVISRKVYKDGRSVFRINGVQVRESELAEFLSKAGLYETAYNIVLQGDVVRFLKMTPVERRKLIEEIAGIGEFEEKKQKALENLGQVELKIRELRLLIDEVELQMEKLSEELKRLEAYRELEHKRKVLQAKLYQKELTTLEDRIKELFSQKQAIHDQLEQLKGTIRQLEEKLKEKEELLENTNRELLPYREKVGKLSSDLEHAEEKIKELNRRSLELNQEVVSATERERIFQRTLEELEFQINTLQESITVKEEELRELEEEAQKIKVELSQKEDVLRVSLEEAHRAEEKLGQMNKDLKEKKNRLSYIQLKVKELEMKIQKVMEDIQRLSDEANSIQSQKEELLLSLENYRKMLEEENISLSKKRMELKEAEERLNEMRKAREELLKKMAVLEDTLSRISPESLPFEGIEGVYGRVSDLISVKDPQHIKAIEVAGGGRLSFVVVEDEEVARKCIQRLKELKLGRMSFIPLNKVREQPLPPYPRVRGALDFVVKLVDYDPKFKKVVSFVFGDTLLVEDFEAAKRIGIGTYRMVTLDGELFEKSGVISGGSYEVRGELGREVYIRELEDLKKQEEKLLESLKKEEERVKRLREELVEKEGVLHILQRRIKEIEEKEKKDLDRLKDIENRIIKAQEYITITQEEIKKLQEEEKKLVEEINYLEKKIENISIKRQSILSHYKELGIEELRRQYEAVESKLKLKREELYKLQVELKEKEAQKESVFKEMARVKALFQRVEEEQKEISQKLAYLTSHKERLQEELKKLNEEAYKLYKLRDELEKEIKDLQIELGRLRLQEEEKSTYLNSILVELAKLEERTKELKEKLASLGVEQTLQVGESINSLRQELAAVEKRLERFGNVNFMAEEDYKQALDKHKELTERYNKAKEEKKAITELIQEVESKKLKAFMSAFRAINANLKRVFAYLSPGGRINMELEREDDPFSGGIHVHIKPRGKDVQYMEAMSGGEKTLAALSLIFAIQEYKPSVFYYFDEVDAHLDEANAVRVAQLIKEKSKEQQFIVVTLREAMAEFADKLIGVSARGGISRVFPLQNITQNAR